In Chrysoperla carnea chromosome 2, inChrCarn1.1, whole genome shotgun sequence, the following proteins share a genomic window:
- the LOC123291900 gene encoding F-box only protein 9 isoform X2, giving the protein MDKPSEENDDESVENLLHAFRTQWKKELNSKTVNQGHNSHSAPSKVNNNHKSDEDQAKELFLKAAELEKMGNMYEAIQHYKKSVQLIPDIEFRIYEKEKSKQKITKNDNKTDNTDVQTSNLKNNNLASEEDLDDEEIDLLSKLQKLIGTNRLCTREFDSDITHISALPMEIILYILRWVVSSDLDMQSLENFGCTCRGFYLCSRDSEIWKLACTRAWNANSEIYANSELYPSWRDMFIQGPRLKYNGCYISKTTYVRAGENSFQDQFYRPWHLVAYYRYLRFFPDGRVLMLTTPDEPAQCVSQLKYPNPRNPNVLIGQFCQHENFVTLIVQKQQTMKTFYREYKRRTADTRNSDLNTQIFQLELQIQNYKKRKNVLLGFIDYTVVTKYKNGSQTCTKFDLGHTRFPPLCFSKVKSYTAKAENILQ; this is encoded by the exons ATGGATAAACCATCAGAAGAAAATGACGATGAATCG gtagAAAATCTTTTGCATGCATTTCGCACTCAATGGAAGAAAGAATTAAATTCGAAAACAGTCAATCAAGGTCACAACTCACATTCAGCTCCttctaaagtaaataataatcacaaaaGTGATGAGGAtcaa GCAAaggaattgtttttaaaagcaGCAGAATTGGAGAAAATGGGTAATATGTATGAGGCAATACAGCATTATAAAAAATCGGTGCAATTAATACCAGATATAGAATttcgaatttatgaaaaagaaaaatcgaagcagaaaattacgaaaaatgataataaaacag ATAACACTGATGTACAAacttcgaatttaaaaaataataatttagccTCTGAAGAAGATTTAGACGATGAAGAAAtagatttattatcaaaattacaaaaattaattggaaCCAATCGATTGTGTACTCGAGAATTTGATTCGGAT atCACTCATATTTCCGCTCTACCTATGGaaatcattttatacatattacgATGGGTTGTTTCATCGGATCTTGATATGCAATctcttgaaaattttggatgtaCGTGTCGAGGTTTTTATCTATGCAGTAGAGATTCAGAAATTTGGAAATTAGCATGCACTAG AGCATGGAATGCAAATAGCGAAATATATGCAAATAGTGAATTATATCCATCATGGCGTGATATGTTTATCCAAGGACCCAGATTAAAATACAATGGATGTTATATAAGTAAAACAACGTATGTTCGTGCCGGTGAAAATAGTTTCCAAGATCAATTCTACAGACCATGGCATTTAGTCGCATATTATCGATATTTACGTTTTTTCCCCGATGGACGTGTGCTAATGTTAACCACACCGGATGAGCCAGCACAATGTGTGTCACAATTAAAATATCCAAATCCAAGAAATCCGAATGTATTAATAGGACAATTTTGTCAACATGAGAATTTTGTTACATTAATTGTACAGAAACAGCAAACgatgaaaacattttatcgtGAATATAAGAGGCGAACGGCTGATACAAGGAATTCTGATCTTaatacacaaatatttcaactt gaactacaaattcaaaattataaaaaaagaaaaaatgttttattgggTTTCATTGATTATACGGtcgttacaaaatataaaaatggaagTCAAACatgtacaaaatttgatttaggTCATACACGTTTTCCACCATTATGTTTTTCGAAAGTGAAAAGTTATACGGCAAAAGCggaaaacattttacaatag
- the LOC123291913 gene encoding retinol dehydrogenase 14-like — protein sequence MLSTVAYVVFPCLLGFVLVRKYRERTWSWCKNNASLEGKIVLITGANSGIGYETAKELARRQAHIIFACRNIDRAEEAMAKIRNSISNCKEMVAMQVDLSDLSNIRNFASEINKKYPKIDILINNAGVYLPLELNKVTKDGFEIHFGVNHLGHFLLTNLLIDNLKRAAPSRVVIVSSLLHESGKIDLDDLNLEILKKNLKKSRMNPGYSKSKLENAYFGRELATRLKGSGVDVHTVCPGFTHTGLFRDVVKWYHYILFAPVAFLFMRTAKQGAQTVIWCATEPTLIGESGNFYRNCAKYKSKVNFNSQLQTSLWDISSKLVGLKS from the exons atgctttcaaCAGTGGCATACGTTGTTTTTCCATGTCTTCTGGGATTTGTTTTAGTCAGAAAATATCGAGAACGAACATGGAGTTGGTGTAAAAATAATGCTTCGCTAGAAGGAAAAATTGTACTTATTACTGGAGCAAATTCTGGTATAGGCTACGAAACAGCTAAAGAATTAGCTAGAAGGCAAGCTCATATTATTTTCGCTTGTAGAAACATTGATCGAGCCGAAGAAGCAATGGCTAAAATAAGAAATTCGATCAGTAATTGTAAAGAAatg gtgGCAATGCAAGTTGATTTATCAGATTTAAGCAATATTCGAAACTTTGcaagtgaaattaataaaaaatacccaaaaattgatattttaattaataacgcAGGTGTATATTTACCTCTCGAATTAAATAAAGTGACAAAAGATGGATTTGAAATACATTTTGGTGTTAATCATCTAGGACATTTTTTGCTGACAAATTTACTTATAGACAATTTAAAACGTGCAGCACCAAGTCGTGTAGTTATTGTCTCATCTTTGCTACATGAAAGTGGTAAAATTGATCTAGATGATCTGAATTTggagatattgaaaaaaaatctaaagaaaTCACGAATGAATCCTGgctattcaaaatcaaaattagaaaatgcaTATTTTGGTCGAGAATTAGCTACACGATTAAAAGGGTCAGGAGTTGATGTTCATACAGTTTGTCCAGGTTTTACTCATACTGGTTTATTTAGGGATGTCGTGAAAtggtatcattatattttgtttgctCCAGTAGCATTTCTTTTTATGCGCACAGCGAAAcag ggtGCCCAAACAGTTATTTGGTGTGCAACTGAGCCAACATTAATAGGAGAATCtggtaatttttatagaaattgtgctaaatataaatcaaaagtGAATTTCAATTCACAATTACAAACATCCTTATGGGATATTAGTTCAAAGTTAGTTGgcttaaaatcataa
- the LOC123291900 gene encoding F-box only protein 9 isoform X1, whose amino-acid sequence MTHSRKSSITSDYDEMDKPSEENDDESVENLLHAFRTQWKKELNSKTVNQGHNSHSAPSKVNNNHKSDEDQAKELFLKAAELEKMGNMYEAIQHYKKSVQLIPDIEFRIYEKEKSKQKITKNDNKTDNTDVQTSNLKNNNLASEEDLDDEEIDLLSKLQKLIGTNRLCTREFDSDITHISALPMEIILYILRWVVSSDLDMQSLENFGCTCRGFYLCSRDSEIWKLACTRAWNANSEIYANSELYPSWRDMFIQGPRLKYNGCYISKTTYVRAGENSFQDQFYRPWHLVAYYRYLRFFPDGRVLMLTTPDEPAQCVSQLKYPNPRNPNVLIGQFCQHENFVTLIVQKQQTMKTFYREYKRRTADTRNSDLNTQIFQLELQIQNYKKRKNVLLGFIDYTVVTKYKNGSQTCTKFDLGHTRFPPLCFSKVKSYTAKAENILQ is encoded by the exons ATG actcATTCACGAAAATCATCGATAACCAGTGATTATGATGAAATGGATAAACCATCAGAAGAAAATGACGATGAATCG gtagAAAATCTTTTGCATGCATTTCGCACTCAATGGAAGAAAGAATTAAATTCGAAAACAGTCAATCAAGGTCACAACTCACATTCAGCTCCttctaaagtaaataataatcacaaaaGTGATGAGGAtcaa GCAAaggaattgtttttaaaagcaGCAGAATTGGAGAAAATGGGTAATATGTATGAGGCAATACAGCATTATAAAAAATCGGTGCAATTAATACCAGATATAGAATttcgaatttatgaaaaagaaaaatcgaagcagaaaattacgaaaaatgataataaaacag ATAACACTGATGTACAAacttcgaatttaaaaaataataatttagccTCTGAAGAAGATTTAGACGATGAAGAAAtagatttattatcaaaattacaaaaattaattggaaCCAATCGATTGTGTACTCGAGAATTTGATTCGGAT atCACTCATATTTCCGCTCTACCTATGGaaatcattttatacatattacgATGGGTTGTTTCATCGGATCTTGATATGCAATctcttgaaaattttggatgtaCGTGTCGAGGTTTTTATCTATGCAGTAGAGATTCAGAAATTTGGAAATTAGCATGCACTAG AGCATGGAATGCAAATAGCGAAATATATGCAAATAGTGAATTATATCCATCATGGCGTGATATGTTTATCCAAGGACCCAGATTAAAATACAATGGATGTTATATAAGTAAAACAACGTATGTTCGTGCCGGTGAAAATAGTTTCCAAGATCAATTCTACAGACCATGGCATTTAGTCGCATATTATCGATATTTACGTTTTTTCCCCGATGGACGTGTGCTAATGTTAACCACACCGGATGAGCCAGCACAATGTGTGTCACAATTAAAATATCCAAATCCAAGAAATCCGAATGTATTAATAGGACAATTTTGTCAACATGAGAATTTTGTTACATTAATTGTACAGAAACAGCAAACgatgaaaacattttatcgtGAATATAAGAGGCGAACGGCTGATACAAGGAATTCTGATCTTaatacacaaatatttcaactt gaactacaaattcaaaattataaaaaaagaaaaaatgttttattgggTTTCATTGATTATACGGtcgttacaaaatataaaaatggaagTCAAACatgtacaaaatttgatttaggTCATACACGTTTTCCACCATTATGTTTTTCGAAAGTGAAAAGTTATACGGCAAAAGCggaaaacattttacaatag